Proteins from a single region of Apostichopus japonicus isolate 1M-3 chromosome 21, ASM3797524v1, whole genome shotgun sequence:
- the LOC139963018 gene encoding uncharacterized protein, with translation MSEPEVKSILTRWGMDELIETFEDLESFKLLDETSLKELIPKVGLRVKFAYRLKSYEAFYTKGTSGRPASGWLEEHLKYSRKRVKKYSTTEEATSPEGNHDTDEDTDDSVSEEDTQKMKTWLQHNEQPRATMEEYMLKTAKRRQILIKSKGFKEALVEYPKILLPGMIEQDFQVLQPESAEKLYEKWPAVCKVILSYTEKNFPGWMKELPWDCTLLTEEELGFFALPYVFQSRHKRKKGRGSMSVSAGVKAFIDIRSNVTNIKSFCGDIDETVHPQPFTVVLWDLKQKSRQFFVLIERKALPATSLLKAIDRCFKMHFVFDIEYQPDCEASWQFLQSIIYELNTAITKEISSVKAFRAYYNSM, from the exons ATGTCAGAGCCTGAAGTCAAATCAATTCTCACCAGATGGGGAATGGATGAGCTAATAGAGACTTTTGAAG ACCTTGAATCATTCAAACTTCTTGATGAAACTTCACTGAAAGAGCTGATTCCAAAAGTTGGGCTCCGTGTCAAGTTTGCCTACAGATTGAAAAGCTAT GAGGCATTTTACACTAAAGGCACCAGTGGGAGACCAGCGAGCGGTTGGTTGGAAGAGCATCTTAAATACAGTAGAAAACGAGTGAAGAAATACAGCACTACTGAAGAAGCAACATCACCAGAAGGCAATCATGATACTGATGAAGACACTG ATGATTCTGTGTCTGAGGAGGACACCCAAAAGATGAAGACGTGGCTTCAACATAATGAGCAGCCACGTGCTACTATGGAAGAGTACATGCTAAAGACAGCAAAGAGAAGACAGATACTGATCAAATCAAAAGGCTTCAAAGAAGCTCTTGTGGAGTATCCAAAGATACTACTTCCAGGCATG ATTGAACAAGATTTCCAAGTACTTCAACCAGAATCAGCAGAAAAATTGTATGAGAAGTGGCCAGCTGTCTGCAAGGTCATTTTATCATATACGGAAAAGAACTTTCCAGGATGGATGAAAGAACTTCCTTGGGACTGCACACTTT TGACAGAAGAGGAACTTGGATTTTTTGCTCTGCCATATGTATTTCAGAGTCGGCACAAGAGAAAGAAGGGCAGAGGATCTATGTCAGTTTCTGCCGGTGTAAAGGCATTCATAGACATCCGATCT AACGTGACAAACATCAAGTCCTTTTGTGGAGATATAGATGAAACGGTACATCCACAGCCATTTACTGTAGTTCTTTGGGACTTAAAGCAGAAGTCTCGTCAATTTTTTGTGCTGATTGAGAGAAAGGCTCTACCTGCAACCTCACTGTTGAAAGCCATTGACAGATGCTTCAAGATGCACTTTGTGTTCGATATTGAGTATCAGCCTGACTGTGAGGCATCATGGCAATTTCTGCAAAGCATTATTTATGAGTTGAACACAGCTATCACAAAGGAAATAAGCTCTGTGAAGGCTTTCCGTGCCTATTACAACTCAATGTAA